The Natronoarchaeum philippinense genome has a window encoding:
- a CDS encoding IclR family transcriptional regulator, giving the protein MDRSNAPVGSVETLLSLVEYLEQSGEAGVTEIADAVGVSKSTAHNHLTTLEQQGYVVGEDGQYWLSLQFLRIGETTRMRTGLFEVARPQIEHLVEGTDLVGNLAVEERGDGVYLYRSRGSDDIRFSTRAGETHDLHCSATGKSILAHVSTERREELLDSIDLVGYTDQTITERAALREELDRIHERGVAFDEEEYGRGLRCVGVPLFGPDDAVVGAISLSGPAAEMTDDWYRETLPDRLRAAKNRVEVNLRDY; this is encoded by the coding sequence ATGGACCGCTCAAATGCACCCGTCGGCTCGGTCGAGACGCTCCTCTCGCTCGTGGAGTATCTCGAACAGTCTGGCGAGGCTGGCGTAACCGAGATCGCCGACGCGGTCGGCGTCTCGAAGAGCACTGCCCACAACCACTTGACGACGCTCGAACAGCAGGGATACGTCGTTGGTGAGGACGGGCAGTACTGGCTTAGCCTACAGTTTCTCCGAATCGGGGAGACGACGCGAATGCGGACCGGTCTGTTCGAGGTTGCGCGGCCACAAATCGAACATCTTGTCGAAGGGACGGATCTCGTCGGCAACCTCGCCGTCGAGGAGCGTGGAGACGGCGTGTACCTGTACCGATCCCGCGGGAGCGACGACATCCGTTTTTCGACGCGAGCCGGAGAAACCCACGATCTGCACTGTTCGGCGACCGGAAAATCGATACTCGCTCACGTGTCGACCGAGCGACGCGAAGAACTGCTCGATTCGATCGACCTTGTCGGGTACACCGACCAGACGATCACTGAGCGGGCGGCACTGCGAGAGGAACTCGATCGGATTCACGAGCGTGGCGTCGCGTTCGACGAGGAGGAGTACGGCCGCGGTCTTCGCTGTGTCGGCGTGCCGCTGTTCGGGCCCGACGACGCTGTCGTGGGTGCGATCAGTCTCTCCGGTCCCGCAGCCGAGATGACCGACGACTGGTACCGAGAAACACTGCCGGATCGGCTGCGAGCCGCAAAAAACCGGGTCGAGGTGAACCTCCGGGATTACTGA